The following proteins are encoded in a genomic region of Arachis stenosperma cultivar V10309 chromosome 4, arast.V10309.gnm1.PFL2, whole genome shotgun sequence:
- the LOC130976369 gene encoding gibberellin 20 oxidase 1-D-like, with product MQIHPLSAVLFSPQNQIENEKKVQNLIFDASFMQFQPNIPSQFIWPEHEKPCLTRPPEFQVPTIDLKAFLSGDMEAVLDACLQVNEACKKHGFFLVANHGVNAKLIARAHELMDDFFGLKLPQKQRAQRKIGEYCGYASSFTERFPSKLPWKETLSFRYSASDPSKKTVEEYFLSVMGEDFRQFGVVYQDYCEAMNNLSLWIMEILGMSLRVGSKYFRDFFEGNDSVMRLNYYPPCQRPDLALGTGPHCDPTSLTILHQDQVEGLQVFVDEKWYSVNPKQDTFVVNIGDTFMALTNGLYKSCMHRAVVNRKLVRKSLAFFLCPRMDKVVTSPKDLVNKENPKLYPDFTWASLLEFTQRHYRADTKTLDAFSMWLQETKK from the exons ATGCAAATTCATCCTCTTTCCGCAGTTCTTTTTTCTCCTCAAAATCAAATAGAGAATGAAAAAAAAGtgcaaaatttgatttttgatgcATCTTTCATGCAATTCCAACCCAACATTCCATCTCAATTCATTTGGCCTGAAcatgagaagccatgtctaacaAGGCCACCAGAATTCCAAGTTCCAACCATTGATCTGAAGGCATTTCTCTCCGGCGACATGGAAGCCGTGTTGGACGCTTGTTTGCAAGTGAATGAGGCATGCAAGAAGCATGGATTCTTTCTTGTGGCCAACCATGGAGTCAATGCGAAGCTAATAGCTCGAGCACATGAGCTCATGGACGATTTCTTCGGCTTGAAGCTACCTCAGAAGCAAAGAGCTCAGAGAAAAATTGGAGAATATTGTGGTTATGCTAGTAGCTTCACTGAAAGGTTCCCTTCCAAGCTTCCTTGGAAGGAAACACTTTCTTTCCGTTACTCTGCCTCTGATCCATCCAAGAAAACTGTTGAGGAATATTTCCTTAGTGTTATGGGAGAAGATTTTAGACAATTTGG GGTTGTTTACCAAGATTATTGTGAAGCCATGAACAATCTTTCTTTATGGATCATGGAGATTCTTGGAATGAGTTTACGTGTTGGAAGCAAGTACTTCAGAGATTTCTTTGAAGGGAATGACTCTGTGATGAGATTAAATTACTATCCACCATGCCAAAGACCTGATTTAGCTCTTGGAACTGGACCCCATTGTGACCCTACCTCACTAACTATTCTCCACCAAGATCAAGTTGAAGGCCTACAAGTGTTTGTGGATGAAAAATGGTACTCAGTTAACCCTAAACAAGACACCTTTGTTGTTAACATTGGTGACACATTTATG GCTCTAACAAATGGACTTTACAAGAGTTGCATGCACCGAGCAGTTGTAAACAGAAAACTTGTGAGGAAATCACTTGCTTTCTTTCTATGTCCAAGAATGGACAAAGTGGTAACTTCACCAAAAGATCTTGTTAACAAGGAAAATCCAAAGCTGTATCCAGATTTTACATGGGCAAGTCTTCTTGAATTTACACAGAGACATTACAGGGCTGACACAAAAACCCTTGATGCTTTCTCAATGTGGCTACAAGAAACAAAGAAGTAA